The following DNA comes from Bacillota bacterium.
TCACGATCTGGCGGAGGTCTTGCGAGACACCTATGAAAGAACCAGCGTATACTTGGTTAGCCGCAAGGGTAAAGTGCTAGGCTATGCGCTAGAACAGAATCAAGAGAGCACCGATTTCGATGCTGCCTGGATTAACGTCGGGCGGATGCCAATGGAAGTTAATTCGGTGTTGCTTAAGGTCGGAGCCACCACCTATGGACCGGAGACCGGCGCTATGCTCGATCAGCCTAACGCCATGATTGTTCCCGTTGTCGGAGCCGGTCGTCGGGTGGGCACTTTGCTGTTCCTCAAGAGCAATGGAGATTTTGACTTGGACGACCAGGTGATCGCCGAACATGCAGCCACCGCTGCCGGTATGATTATCTCTGCAGCATTGATTGAGGAAGAAGAAGACGAGGCCGAAGAGCGCCGCATGGCTCGCTCTGCTATCAAGAGTCTCTCCTATTCCGAGATTTTGGCGATGCAACATATCTTTGATGAGCTGCAGGGCGATGAGGGTCTGTTGGTTGCCAGTCGGATTGCCGATGAGGCCGGGATTACCCGCTCCGTCATCGTCAACGCCTTACGTAAGCTGGCTTCTGCCAACGTAATTGAATCCCGTTCTTTGGGAATGAAGGGAACCTATCTGAGAATCCTTAATAAGGAGATTCGTGCAGAGTTAGAGGCACAACGCTATCCCTTCCTCAACACCTCCTCTTCAGTTAAGCAAGAGGCGTAGGAATAACAGGATAAATTAGGGCCGCTTCCCATCCAGGAGGCGGCCCTTTATGGTGAAAGACGTTTTCCGCCATCGGGGGGAAGGGGAGCTAGTAGATGATTCCCCGCTTGATGACGGCCTTGCCGTATTTTAGGTTAATCTGATCGAGGGTTTCTGTTAACTTGTCGGCGGCAGGATCCTGGTCAAAGAGACTAAGTTGCTGTCTATGACTCAATGAAGAAGCATAGACACCTAACAGGCGAAAGGCACCGGGAGTTACCGAAGTCTCAAAGAGTTCCCAGGCGGTGTCAAAGATGCTCTGATCGTCGTTGATTCCCCGGGACAGAGTTTTGGCTCTGGTGACGGTGGTAAAGTCACTGTACCGGGCTTTTAGAGTAATCCTTCTGCCAAAGACGTTACTGCGGCGCATTCTCCAGCCAACATTGGCGGCAAGCTCCGCCACCGCGCGGCGCAAATCCTCCCGGGCCGATAAATCCCGGGGAAAGGTGGTCTCATGGCCAATGGATTGCGCCTCTTCTCCGTCGGCGATGACCGGACGATTGTCTATTCCTCGGCTTAATTGGTATAAATGTCTACCCTGTTGCCCAAATCGAGCCTCTAACCAGTCACAGCTTTGGCGCCGCAGGTCTGCCACCCTTTCGATCCCATAGCTGCGTAAGAGAGCTTCGGTTTTTTCTCCCACACCCCAAAGCTGACGAATATCTAGGGACAAGAGAAAATCGTCGATCTCTTCGGGATAGACTATCGTAAGACCATCGGGTTTTTGCTGATCCGAGGCCAGTTTGGCCAAGAATTTGTTGGTGGCAATTCCGATGGAGGCGGTCAAGGATGTGGCCTGGTAAATCGCGGCTTTGACCTGGCGGCCGATGTCCTCGGCGGATTCGTAGAAGTGTTCGCATCCCGTCATGTCGATAAAGGCCTCATCAACGGAGATGGGCTCCACCACGGGGGAGAACCGGCGAAAGATGTCATGGATCTGTCGGGAGACAGACTGGTATACCTCCATGCGAGTGGGAATAAAGATGGCATGGGGACAAAGCTTCACCGCCTGGGCTATAGGCATTGCCGAATGAATCCCATAGCGTCGGGCTTCGTAGGAGCAGGTGGAGACAACGCCCCTGACAGAGTCCCGACGACCGCCGACAACAACGGGTTTTCCCCGCAGAGAAGGATTGTCCCGTTGCTCAATGGCGGCAAAGAACGCGTCCATGTCCACGTGCATAATCGTTCTGTCTGGCAGATGGCGCCCTGGCTTAGTGGCCATGGATTCTTCCTCCTTGTTGCTGGTTCTAGCCCTATTGTATGCTAGGATGTCCCCGGT
Coding sequences within:
- a CDS encoding GTP-sensing pleiotropic transcriptional regulator CodY (CodY; DNA-binding protein that represses the expression of many genes that are induced as cells make the transition from rapid exponential growth to stationary phase (By similarity). It is a GTP-binding protein that senses the intracellular GTP concentration as an indicator of nutritional limitations. At low GTP concentration it no longer binds GTP and stop to act as a transcriptional repressor), with product MLLKRMQNVSQVLQNEGNDIDFHDLAEVLRDTYERTSVYLVSRKGKVLGYALEQNQESTDFDAAWINVGRMPMEVNSVLLKVGATTYGPETGAMLDQPNAMIVPVVGAGRRVGTLLFLKSNGDFDLDDQVIAEHAATAAGMIISAALIEEEEDEAEERRMARSAIKSLSYSEILAMQHIFDELQGDEGLLVASRIADEAGITRSVIVNALRKLASANVIESRSLGMKGTYLRILNKEIRAELEAQRYPFLNTSSSVKQEA
- the dinB gene encoding DNA polymerase IV, producing MATKPGRHLPDRTIMHVDMDAFFAAIEQRDNPSLRGKPVVVGGRRDSVRGVVSTCSYEARRYGIHSAMPIAQAVKLCPHAIFIPTRMEVYQSVSRQIHDIFRRFSPVVEPISVDEAFIDMTGCEHFYESAEDIGRQVKAAIYQATSLTASIGIATNKFLAKLASDQQKPDGLTIVYPEEIDDFLLSLDIRQLWGVGEKTEALLRSYGIERVADLRRQSCDWLEARFGQQGRHLYQLSRGIDNRPVIADGEEAQSIGHETTFPRDLSAREDLRRAVAELAANVGWRMRRSNVFGRRITLKARYSDFTTVTRAKTLSRGINDDQSIFDTAWELFETSVTPGAFRLLGVYASSLSHRQQLSLFDQDPAADKLTETLDQINLKYGKAVIKRGIIY